From a single Sinomonas atrocyanea genomic region:
- a CDS encoding alkaline phosphatase family protein — MADGLAGIDHIVVLMLENRSFDHVLGYLYHAAGNVSPSGAPFEGLTGTESCPGPDGKPVAVYPITPTTPDAYFMPGADPGEGFARANAQLFGTTKPAPGAVPTMTGFVSDYAQAIKDNQAKKWYVVPGTAPGWIMGCFAPETLPVLSGLARGFAVCDHWFSSVPTETMPNRAFTCAGTSQGHMDDVTKSFTVPSIFGLLGQHGVPWKIYGYSKPPLTRLNFPDTQKAPAANIGLFKDFRADAAAGTLPAFAFVEPAWSSTGNSQHPNYSMAAGEQLILDTYSALRAGPAWARTLLIVTYDEHGGCYDHVPPPGGAVRPDDSPGEFGFDFTRFGPRVPTVLVSPLIPPGTVFRVPAGSTPLDHTSILATVEHRFGLPPLTRRDAAAPDVGAVLTLATPRSDDPLAGVSAPPQPPVPAALAATPAHLADVRDELMARFTPGDVVG; from the coding sequence ATGGCTGACGGACTCGCAGGAATCGACCACATCGTGGTGCTCATGCTCGAGAACCGCTCGTTCGACCACGTGCTCGGGTACCTCTACCACGCCGCGGGGAACGTGTCGCCGAGCGGGGCGCCGTTCGAGGGCCTCACAGGCACCGAAAGCTGCCCGGGCCCCGATGGCAAGCCCGTGGCGGTCTACCCCATCACTCCGACGACCCCCGACGCCTACTTCATGCCTGGGGCCGACCCGGGTGAGGGCTTCGCGCGGGCCAACGCCCAGCTCTTCGGGACCACGAAGCCCGCTCCGGGAGCGGTGCCCACCATGACCGGGTTCGTGTCCGACTACGCGCAGGCCATCAAGGACAACCAGGCGAAGAAGTGGTACGTGGTCCCCGGCACGGCGCCGGGCTGGATCATGGGCTGCTTCGCCCCGGAGACGCTCCCCGTGCTCAGCGGGCTCGCGCGCGGGTTCGCCGTGTGCGACCACTGGTTCAGCTCCGTGCCCACAGAGACCATGCCCAACCGGGCCTTCACGTGCGCCGGGACGAGCCAGGGCCACATGGACGACGTCACGAAGTCGTTCACCGTGCCGAGCATCTTCGGGCTCCTCGGCCAGCACGGCGTGCCGTGGAAGATCTACGGCTACAGCAAGCCGCCGCTGACCCGTCTGAACTTTCCGGACACGCAGAAGGCCCCGGCGGCGAACATCGGCCTGTTCAAGGACTTCCGCGCCGACGCCGCGGCAGGGACCTTGCCCGCGTTCGCCTTCGTGGAGCCGGCCTGGAGTTCCACCGGCAACAGCCAGCACCCCAACTACAGCATGGCCGCAGGGGAGCAGCTCATCCTCGACACCTACAGCGCACTCCGCGCGGGGCCGGCCTGGGCGAGGACGCTCCTGATCGTGACCTATGACGAGCACGGCGGATGCTACGACCACGTCCCGCCGCCCGGCGGGGCGGTCCGGCCGGACGACTCGCCGGGAGAGTTCGGATTCGACTTCACGCGCTTCGGCCCCCGGGTCCCCACGGTCCTGGTGAGCCCGCTCATCCCGCCCGGCACGGTGTTCCGCGTGCCCGCGGGATCCACGCCCCTCGACCACACGAGCATCCTGGCCACCGTGGAACACCGGTTCGGGCTGCCGCCGCTCACCCGCAGGGACGCGGCCGCGCCGGACGTCGGGGCCGTCCTCACGCTCGCCACACCCCGGAGCGACGACCCCCTGGCCGGGGTCTCGGCGCCGCCGCAGCCTCCCGTCCCCGCAGCCCTGGCGGCCACGCCCGCGCATCTGGCGGACGTCCGGGACGAGCTCATGGCGCGCTTCACGCCGGGGGACGTGGTGGGCTGA
- a CDS encoding MarR family winged helix-turn-helix transcriptional regulator has protein sequence MTESRWLDAQERRAWLALLSVTTLLPAALDAHLTQLNKLSLFDYNVLAMLSEAEGRMLPMKELASRTSASLSRLSHVVTKLQARGWIDRRPSPDDARVTTAHLTDAGWETIVDLAPEHVGRVRQLVFDALGAEDVARLADIGEKVVGRLQPESWIFRDPSREGLLGPAHDGEVAP, from the coding sequence GTGACGGAATCCCGCTGGCTTGACGCCCAGGAGCGCCGGGCGTGGCTTGCCCTGCTGAGCGTGACCACGCTCCTGCCGGCCGCCCTCGACGCGCACCTGACCCAGCTGAACAAGCTGTCCCTCTTCGACTACAACGTGCTCGCGATGCTCTCCGAGGCCGAGGGCCGCATGCTCCCCATGAAGGAGCTCGCCTCCCGCACCTCGGCCTCGCTCTCGCGCCTCTCGCACGTGGTGACGAAGCTCCAGGCACGCGGCTGGATCGACCGGCGCCCTTCTCCGGACGACGCCCGCGTCACCACCGCGCACCTCACCGACGCCGGCTGGGAGACCATCGTGGACCTCGCCCCCGAGCACGTGGGGCGCGTGCGGCAGCTCGTGTTCGATGCCCTCGGCGCGGAGGATGTGGCCCGGCTGGCGGACATCGGCGAGAAGGTCGTCGGCAGGCTGCAGCCGGAGAGCTGGATCTTCCGGGATCCGTCCCGTGAGGGGCTCCTCGGCCCGGCGCACGACGGCGAGGTGGCACCGTGA
- a CDS encoding UxaA family hydrolase, translating to MTSVPTVPDLAEVALVLRPADDVAVTITDVPGGAEFMSAHGPVRVKQAVPRGHKLAIRPVEAGEQVHKYGQSIGRATRAIAVGDHVHTHNLGMDEADRAHEFSTTRVRPAAPSGPTRFFQGYHRADGRVGTRNFIGILTAVNCSASTARMIAAQFAGPVLEAYENVDGVIALTHNSGCGLVAGSEGAELTRRTLRSYAAHPNIAGLLVVGLGCEMLPATSLLDGLDLPADKQVRTLVIQENGGIRATVRAGVDAVNEMIPVLETMQRQPAPISELVLGMNCGGSDGYSGITANPALGVASDLLVAHGATTILAETPEVFGAEHLLTRRAVSEQVGRKLLERIEWWKDYTASGGGSLDNNPSPGNKAGGLTTILEKSLGAVAKGGTAELSAVYEYGERVTSRGFTFMDTPGYDPVSVTGIVAGGATVVVFTTGRGSVLGCKPTPSIKVATNTATFERMREDMDLDAGGIVDGTASVESVGQEIFEKVIAVASGERPVSEQLDLGQDEFVPWQLGAVT from the coding sequence ATGACGAGCGTTCCCACAGTCCCTGACCTGGCCGAAGTCGCGCTGGTGCTGCGGCCGGCCGACGATGTGGCGGTCACGATCACCGACGTGCCCGGCGGGGCGGAGTTCATGTCCGCTCATGGCCCCGTCCGCGTCAAGCAGGCGGTGCCGCGGGGGCACAAGCTGGCCATCCGGCCCGTCGAGGCCGGGGAGCAGGTCCACAAGTACGGACAGTCCATTGGCCGGGCCACGCGCGCCATCGCCGTCGGCGACCACGTGCACACCCACAACCTGGGGATGGACGAGGCGGACCGGGCCCACGAGTTCTCCACCACCCGCGTCAGGCCCGCCGCCCCGAGCGGGCCGACGCGCTTCTTCCAGGGCTACCACCGCGCCGACGGCCGGGTCGGCACCCGCAACTTCATCGGCATCCTGACCGCCGTGAACTGCTCGGCCTCGACCGCGAGGATGATCGCGGCGCAGTTCGCCGGTCCGGTGCTCGAGGCCTATGAGAACGTCGACGGGGTCATCGCGCTCACCCACAACTCGGGGTGCGGCCTCGTGGCCGGCAGCGAAGGGGCCGAGCTGACCCGGCGCACCCTGCGCAGCTACGCCGCCCACCCGAACATCGCCGGCCTGCTCGTGGTGGGCCTCGGCTGCGAGATGCTGCCCGCGACGTCGCTGCTGGACGGCCTGGACCTCCCGGCCGACAAGCAGGTGCGCACGCTCGTCATCCAGGAGAACGGCGGGATCCGGGCCACCGTGCGGGCGGGCGTGGACGCGGTCAACGAGATGATCCCCGTCCTCGAGACGATGCAGCGACAGCCGGCCCCCATCTCGGAGCTGGTCCTGGGAATGAACTGCGGCGGGTCCGACGGGTACTCGGGGATCACCGCGAACCCTGCCCTCGGGGTGGCCTCTGACCTCCTTGTGGCCCACGGCGCCACCACGATCCTGGCCGAGACCCCCGAGGTCTTCGGAGCAGAGCACCTCCTGACGCGGCGGGCCGTGTCGGAGCAGGTGGGCCGCAAGCTCCTCGAGCGCATCGAGTGGTGGAAGGACTACACCGCCTCCGGTGGCGGCTCCCTGGACAACAACCCCTCGCCGGGCAACAAGGCCGGTGGCCTGACGACCATCCTGGAGAAGTCCCTCGGCGCCGTCGCCAAGGGTGGCACGGCCGAGCTCTCCGCGGTCTACGAGTACGGGGAGCGCGTGACCTCCCGCGGCTTCACCTTCATGGACACGCCGGGCTATGACCCGGTGTCCGTCACGGGTATCGTCGCGGGCGGCGCCACGGTGGTCGTCTTCACCACGGGGCGCGGCTCCGTGCTCGGTTGCAAGCCCACGCCCTCGATCAAGGTCGCCACCAACACCGCGACCTTCGAGCGGATGCGCGAGGACATGGACCTCGACGCGGGAGGGATCGTCGACGGCACGGCCTCGGTCGAGAGCGTCGGGCAGGAGATCTTCGAGAAGGTCATCGCCGTGGCGTCGGGCGAGCGCCCCGTCTCGGAGCAGCTGGACCTCGGCCAGGACGAGTTCGTCCCGTGGCAGCTGGGGGCAGTGACGTGA
- a CDS encoding YciI family protein — MLIVSLTYRVPMDVVEAHLEAHRSWLRDAVDRGLVVAAGRKNPRTGGILLSLAERGALEAAIAEDPFSVHGVADFEVTEADMTTAAAGFEALLT; from the coding sequence ATGCTCATCGTTTCGCTCACCTACAGGGTGCCCATGGATGTCGTCGAGGCCCATCTCGAGGCGCACCGGAGCTGGCTCCGCGACGCGGTGGACCGCGGGCTCGTGGTCGCCGCGGGGCGCAAGAACCCGCGCACCGGCGGCATCCTCCTCTCCCTCGCGGAGCGGGGTGCGCTCGAGGCCGCGATCGCCGAGGACCCGTTCTCGGTGCACGGGGTGGCCGACTTCGAGGTGACCGAGGCGGACATGACCACCGCGGCCGCGGGGTTCGAGGCGCTGCTCACCTGA
- a CDS encoding LLM class flavin-dependent oxidoreductase, producing the protein MDFGIFTFGELTRGPSGSARSAAQRIDETLRLATLADEAGLDVIGLGEHHRHDFAFSAPEIVLAAIARETRRIRLTTAVTVLSTADPARVFEQFATLDLVSGGRAEILAGRGVFPESFPLFGYDPAQYDALFEDKLELLLQMRDHADVTWPPPGAADGVRPRAHHALHHAAIAPRPVQERLPIWRGVGGTPSSFARAGQAGVPLFLALLSGHQHFVRLVELYRTAGAQAGHAASSLAVGTGSHFYAARTSRQARTTFYPHYAAYIEQNMPRPAGTFPRDQFDAWAGPGGGLLVGSPAEITERILATHEALGTSRFMAQVGLGTLPFAETAASVELLATEIVPAVKRALGED; encoded by the coding sequence ATGGACTTCGGCATCTTCACTTTCGGCGAGCTCACGCGCGGCCCTTCCGGCAGCGCGCGCAGCGCCGCCCAGCGCATCGACGAGACCCTCCGGCTCGCCACCCTCGCGGACGAGGCGGGCCTGGACGTGATCGGCCTCGGCGAGCACCACCGGCATGACTTCGCGTTCTCGGCGCCCGAGATCGTGCTCGCGGCGATCGCCCGCGAGACCCGGCGCATCCGCCTCACCACTGCCGTCACCGTCCTCTCGACCGCGGACCCGGCGAGGGTGTTCGAGCAGTTCGCCACCCTCGACCTCGTCTCCGGCGGCCGCGCCGAGATCCTCGCCGGGCGCGGGGTGTTCCCGGAGTCGTTCCCGCTCTTCGGCTACGACCCGGCCCAGTACGACGCCCTCTTCGAGGACAAGCTCGAGCTCCTGCTGCAGATGCGCGACCACGCCGACGTCACCTGGCCTCCCCCGGGCGCGGCAGACGGTGTGCGGCCGCGCGCCCACCACGCCCTCCACCACGCGGCGATCGCGCCCCGGCCGGTCCAGGAGCGGCTCCCGATCTGGCGCGGCGTGGGCGGGACGCCCTCGAGCTTCGCCCGGGCGGGCCAGGCGGGGGTGCCGCTGTTCCTCGCGCTCCTCTCTGGCCACCAGCACTTCGTGCGGCTCGTCGAGCTCTACCGGACCGCCGGCGCGCAGGCCGGGCACGCGGCGTCGTCCCTCGCGGTCGGCACGGGGAGCCACTTCTACGCCGCGCGCACCTCGCGCCAGGCCCGCACCACGTTCTACCCGCACTACGCCGCGTACATCGAGCAGAACATGCCCCGGCCTGCCGGGACGTTCCCGCGGGACCAGTTCGACGCATGGGCCGGCCCGGGCGGCGGGCTGCTCGTGGGCAGTCCTGCCGAGATCACCGAACGGATCCTCGCCACCCACGAGGCGCTCGGCACGAGCCGGTTCATGGCGCAGGTGGGCCTGGGGACGCTGCCGTTCGCCGAGACGGCGGCGTCCGTCGAGCTGCTGGCCACCGAGATCGTTCCCGCGGTGAAGAGGGCCCTCGGCGAGGACTGA
- a CDS encoding ferredoxin reductase family protein, which yields MTATLPTPQPRTEALPRVTRRAALSRELRARGRRRLAGADLLTVAAWGSAAAAVALYLADGAAGQFGSVASALTAIGIIAGLIGTDLVLVMLLLAARLPWIDRAIGHDRAMAVHGSLGKPSLYLLLAHMVFLLLGYGASEGLNPIAEAVSLWNLVPDMWLAFVSIALFIAVVVTSLVAVRRKMPYEFWHAIHLLSYAAVLTAIPHQFSVGSLFAEGHWQRLYWEVFYWGVVVALLWFRVVTPVVRTWRHQLTVSRVVQEGNGVVSIEMTGLRLHELTGEGGRFFVWRFLAPGLWWHAHPFSLSAEPHGEALRITVRNLGRGSAALARLRPGTKVALAGPYGNFAHSSRTRPGLVLVGSGIGITPIRALLERAEFAPGDATVILRASAPHQLYLREEIASLCRARGAVLYELVGRRARGSSWLPRHQTGLHLTDYLPASAPTLADSDVYVCGPREWSDAVLADAKAAGARDETLHRERFDW from the coding sequence ATGACGGCGACACTCCCCACTCCCCAGCCTCGCACCGAGGCGCTGCCCCGGGTGACCCGGCGCGCGGCCCTGAGCCGTGAGCTCAGGGCCCGCGGCCGGCGACGCCTCGCCGGCGCGGATCTGCTCACCGTGGCCGCGTGGGGCTCGGCGGCCGCCGCCGTGGCCCTGTACCTCGCGGACGGGGCGGCCGGCCAGTTCGGCTCCGTGGCCTCGGCGCTCACGGCGATCGGCATCATCGCCGGGCTCATCGGCACGGACCTCGTGCTCGTGATGCTCCTCCTGGCGGCTCGGCTGCCCTGGATCGACCGGGCGATCGGCCACGACCGGGCCATGGCCGTCCACGGCAGCCTCGGCAAGCCCTCGCTCTACCTGCTCCTGGCCCACATGGTCTTCCTCCTGCTCGGCTACGGCGCCTCCGAGGGCCTCAACCCGATCGCCGAGGCCGTGAGCCTGTGGAACCTCGTGCCGGACATGTGGCTCGCGTTCGTCTCGATCGCGCTGTTCATCGCCGTGGTCGTGACCTCCCTCGTGGCGGTGCGGCGCAAGATGCCGTACGAGTTCTGGCACGCCATCCACCTGCTCTCCTACGCCGCTGTCCTCACGGCCATCCCCCACCAGTTCAGCGTCGGCTCGCTCTTCGCCGAGGGGCACTGGCAGCGGCTCTACTGGGAGGTCTTCTACTGGGGCGTGGTCGTGGCCCTCCTCTGGTTCCGCGTGGTCACCCCGGTGGTGCGCACGTGGCGCCACCAGCTCACGGTGAGCCGCGTGGTGCAGGAGGGGAACGGCGTCGTGAGCATCGAGATGACGGGCCTGCGCCTGCACGAGCTCACCGGGGAGGGCGGCCGGTTCTTCGTCTGGCGCTTCCTCGCCCCCGGCCTGTGGTGGCACGCCCACCCGTTCAGCCTCTCCGCCGAGCCGCACGGCGAAGCCCTGCGCATCACCGTCCGCAACCTCGGCCGCGGCAGCGCCGCCCTCGCCCGGCTCCGCCCGGGCACCAAGGTGGCCCTCGCGGGGCCCTACGGCAACTTCGCCCACAGCTCCCGCACCCGCCCCGGCCTGGTCCTCGTGGGCTCGGGCATCGGCATCACCCCGATCCGCGCCCTGCTCGAGCGGGCCGAGTTCGCCCCGGGCGACGCGACCGTGATCCTGCGGGCCAGCGCCCCGCACCAGCTCTACCTGCGCGAGGAGATCGCCTCCCTGTGCCGGGCCCGCGGCGCCGTGCTGTACGAGCTCGTGGGCCGGCGCGCCCGCGGCAGCTCCTGGCTCCCCCGGCACCAGACGGGGCTGCACCTGACCGACTACCTCCCCGCCAGCGCCCCCACGCTGGCCGACTCCGACGTCTACGTCTGCGGGCCCCGCGAATGGTCCGACGCCGTCCTCGCCGACGCGAAGGCCGCCGGCGCCCGGGACGAGACCCTCCATCGCGAAAGGTTCGACTGGTGA
- a CDS encoding FAD:protein FMN transferase, producing MGTVVSLTVPVRPGDGLQADLDRLEAATAVVEDQFAALDAQFSLYRPDSEASRIARGELTLLQASPLMRDLYADAVRWRRRTEGAFTPERPDGLLDLSGLVKGYAIDEAGRSLAALGLHDWCLNAGGDVLVSGSPAPSPAGASPWLAGIVDPADRRTLLGAYPLGPQPPARLAQPPARLALATSGSAERGDHIWTVGLRGPSGPRHAEFTQVSVAAQDIVTADVLATAIVAGGRPALDAVTAHWDVDVLAVARDGGLLATPGFRAPSAA from the coding sequence ATGGGCACCGTGGTCAGCCTCACGGTCCCCGTCCGTCCCGGCGACGGGCTGCAGGCCGACCTCGACCGGCTCGAGGCCGCGACCGCCGTGGTGGAGGACCAGTTCGCGGCCCTCGACGCCCAGTTCAGCCTCTACCGGCCGGACTCAGAGGCCAGCCGGATCGCCCGCGGCGAGCTGACCCTCCTGCAGGCCAGCCCGCTCATGCGGGACCTGTACGCGGACGCGGTACGGTGGCGCCGCCGCACCGAGGGTGCCTTCACCCCCGAGCGCCCGGACGGGCTCCTGGACCTGAGCGGGCTCGTCAAGGGCTACGCCATCGACGAGGCGGGCCGTTCGCTCGCCGCGCTCGGGCTGCACGATTGGTGCCTCAATGCCGGGGGCGACGTGCTCGTCTCCGGTTCGCCGGCGCCGTCGCCCGCAGGTGCCTCCCCGTGGCTCGCCGGGATCGTGGATCCCGCCGACCGGCGGACCCTGCTGGGCGCCTACCCGCTCGGCCCGCAGCCCCCCGCCCGGCTCGCGCAGCCCCCCGCCCGGCTCGCGCTGGCCACCTCGGGCTCGGCCGAGCGCGGCGACCACATCTGGACGGTCGGCCTGCGCGGGCCCTCCGGCCCCCGCCATGCCGAGTTCACCCAGGTGAGCGTGGCCGCCCAGGACATCGTCACCGCGGACGTCCTGGCGACGGCGATCGTGGCCGGCGGCCGGCCTGCCCTCGATGCGGTCACCGCCCACTGGGACGTGGACGTGCTCGCGGTGGCACGCGACGGCGGGCTGCTCGCCACGCCCGGGTTCCGCGCCCCGAGCGCCGCGTAG
- a CDS encoding FMN-binding protein yields MRKRAALSASVASLGILAIGWQAGAHALEASQPTAAGTTGTAGTTGTGGTTAGSASGASGTSGGTALGSGTASQATAGAQAKAQATYAGQAVLTRYGDVQVQITVQNGKITDVTALHLTDAEMRSQMISANAAPILRSEVLQAQSANVQTVSGATITSDAYLQSLQAALDAAHL; encoded by the coding sequence GTGAGAAAACGCGCAGCACTCTCCGCCTCCGTCGCCTCCCTCGGCATCCTCGCCATCGGCTGGCAGGCCGGCGCGCACGCCCTCGAGGCCAGCCAGCCCACGGCCGCCGGCACCACCGGGACCGCGGGCACCACCGGCACGGGAGGCACGACGGCGGGCTCCGCCTCGGGCGCGTCCGGCACCTCGGGCGGCACGGCCTTGGGCTCGGGCACCGCGTCCCAGGCGACCGCCGGAGCCCAGGCCAAGGCCCAGGCCACGTACGCGGGACAGGCCGTCTTGACCCGCTACGGCGACGTCCAGGTCCAGATCACCGTGCAGAACGGCAAGATCACCGACGTGACGGCGCTGCACCTGACCGACGCCGAGATGCGCTCCCAGATGATCAGCGCCAACGCGGCGCCGATCCTGCGCTCCGAGGTCCTGCAGGCCCAGTCGGCCAACGTCCAGACCGTCAGCGGCGCCACGATCACCTCCGACGCCTACCTCCAGTCCCTCCAGGCGGCCCTCGATGCAGCCCATCTCTGA
- a CDS encoding tagaturonate reductase — protein sequence MRAPSIGRLTATTVARPDLPITILQFGAGNFLRAFVDWMVSRANEDGVTRDGIAVVQVTDRPSRALDQLADQDGLFHVYLEGIRDRQPVKEVDLVTSVRAVLSAHRDVEEYERLVVSPDLKVVVSNTTEAGIEYVHGDDLAARPPRSFPAKVTALLHRRFAHFGGSPDAGLSFLCCELIEDNGSTLREYVLRHAAENGLGAAFEDWVRTACRFYDTLVDRIVPGFPQEEIGQVQAEIGFADELVVKAEHFYVWAIAGDPRIREDLPLDQAGLNVLFMEDIRPFRAKKVRILNGSHTAMSAVGLHMGCGTVRDAFADPQVEAYITRMVAQEVLPTIPGDRSDLEAFAQQILERFYNPFLQHALTDISLNALSKWTTRNLPVVLDRWAESAEAPLTILSLAALLVLYSGHSGNPDFQPRDDEREVEFLRTTFDRRDVPAWVRGAVGRLLLPGPVDAAVLARLSAETARAVELIFERGMAGALGEYLA from the coding sequence GTGAGGGCGCCCTCGATCGGGAGGCTCACGGCGACCACCGTGGCGCGGCCCGACCTGCCGATCACCATCCTCCAGTTCGGCGCGGGGAACTTCCTGCGCGCGTTCGTCGACTGGATGGTCAGCCGGGCCAACGAGGACGGGGTCACGCGGGACGGCATCGCCGTCGTGCAGGTGACCGACCGCCCCTCGCGTGCCCTGGACCAGCTCGCAGACCAGGATGGCCTGTTCCACGTCTACCTCGAGGGGATCCGTGACCGGCAGCCCGTCAAGGAGGTCGATCTCGTCACCTCGGTGCGCGCGGTGCTCAGCGCCCACCGCGACGTCGAGGAGTACGAGAGGCTCGTCGTCAGCCCCGACCTCAAGGTCGTGGTCTCCAACACGACCGAGGCCGGCATCGAGTACGTCCACGGGGATGACCTGGCCGCGCGTCCGCCGCGGTCGTTCCCCGCGAAGGTCACCGCCCTCCTCCACCGGCGCTTCGCGCACTTCGGCGGCAGCCCCGACGCGGGGCTCTCCTTCCTGTGCTGCGAGCTCATCGAGGACAATGGCTCGACGCTGCGGGAGTACGTGCTCCGCCACGCCGCCGAGAACGGCCTCGGCGCGGCGTTCGAGGACTGGGTCCGCACCGCGTGCCGCTTTTACGACACGCTCGTGGACCGCATCGTGCCCGGGTTCCCCCAGGAGGAGATCGGCCAGGTTCAGGCGGAGATCGGCTTCGCCGACGAGCTCGTGGTGAAGGCCGAGCACTTCTACGTCTGGGCGATCGCGGGCGACCCGCGCATCCGCGAGGACCTGCCGCTGGACCAGGCCGGCCTCAACGTGCTCTTCATGGAGGACATCCGTCCCTTCCGTGCCAAGAAGGTCCGCATCCTGAACGGCTCGCACACCGCCATGTCCGCCGTCGGGCTCCACATGGGCTGCGGCACCGTGCGGGACGCCTTCGCGGACCCGCAGGTCGAGGCGTACATCACCCGCATGGTGGCCCAGGAGGTGCTGCCCACCATCCCGGGGGACCGCAGCGACCTCGAGGCCTTCGCCCAGCAGATCCTCGAGCGCTTCTACAACCCCTTCCTGCAGCACGCGCTCACCGACATCTCGCTCAACGCCCTCTCGAAGTGGACCACCCGCAACCTTCCGGTGGTCCTCGACAGGTGGGCGGAATCGGCCGAGGCGCCGCTGACGATCCTGTCACTCGCCGCCCTGCTGGTGCTCTACAGCGGGCACTCCGGGAACCCCGACTTCCAGCCCAGGGACGACGAGCGGGAGGTGGAGTTCCTGCGCACCACCTTCGATCGGCGAGACGTCCCGGCCTGGGTGAGGGGCGCCGTCGGACGTCTCCTGCTGCCCGGTCCCGTCGATGCCGCGGTCCTCGCCCGGCTCTCCGCGGAGACCGCGCGGGCTGTCGAGCTGATCTTCGAGCGGGGGATGGCGGGGGCGCTGGGCGAGTACCTCGCCTGA
- a CDS encoding SGNH/GDSL hydrolase family protein has product MSESFTSRFVALGDSFTEGVGDPDPARPNGVRGWADRVAEQLQRADPDLGYANLAIRGRKIRQILAEQIEPALALRPTIVTLYAGANDILRPTVDIDALMEGYDAAVARLAGAGARVLLFTGFDAGSSKVFGTMRGRTAIYNEQVRWIADRHGATLVDYWRFHEFQDWRMWDVDRMHMSALGHATMANRVLELLEHEGLAEVPDAVPLPKMSRVEQFRANAAWTREYAWPWVVRRITGRSSGDGLSPKYPEPTRL; this is encoded by the coding sequence GTGAGCGAGTCCTTCACCTCCCGCTTCGTGGCCTTGGGCGACTCCTTCACGGAGGGCGTCGGCGATCCGGACCCGGCCCGTCCCAACGGCGTGCGCGGCTGGGCGGACCGCGTGGCCGAGCAGCTCCAGAGGGCCGATCCGGACCTGGGCTACGCCAACCTCGCGATCCGCGGCCGCAAGATCCGCCAGATCCTCGCCGAGCAGATCGAGCCGGCGCTCGCGCTGCGCCCCACGATCGTGACCCTCTACGCCGGGGCCAACGACATCCTCCGGCCCACGGTGGACATCGATGCGCTCATGGAGGGGTACGACGCCGCGGTGGCCCGACTCGCGGGCGCGGGCGCGCGCGTCCTGCTCTTCACCGGGTTCGACGCCGGCTCCTCCAAGGTGTTCGGCACGATGCGCGGCCGCACCGCCATCTACAACGAGCAGGTCCGCTGGATCGCGGACCGCCACGGCGCCACCCTCGTGGACTACTGGCGCTTCCACGAGTTCCAGGACTGGCGCATGTGGGACGTGGACCGGATGCACATGTCCGCCCTCGGGCACGCGACCATGGCCAACCGCGTCCTCGAGCTGCTCGAGCACGAGGGGCTCGCCGAGGTCCCCGACGCCGTGCCGCTGCCGAAGATGAGCCGCGTGGAGCAGTTCCGCGCGAATGCCGCGTGGACCCGGGAGTACGCGTGGCCCTGGGTCGTGCGGCGCATCACCGGCCGGTCCTCGGGCGACGGCCTGAGCCCCAAGTACCCGGAGCCCACCCGCCTCTGA